From Chryseobacterium gallinarum, one genomic window encodes:
- a CDS encoding DUF6046 domain-containing protein, which translates to MTNGESIVINLAARYAAAFGIMAINNRINQAVINRKDNQYNVEVYEDFDPDFEAVTMSYGPAKDAIELKFAKMLEGDDSSIYAPPLMMNFNRGKNLIETQVSGGDMVVIERWGTKPWDIEIRGILIDVENRSYPSKKIQQLCRFFEHNDTIAVVGGQFMDKNIKNIFLKDVSITTVEGFQDTIQFTLTASSINEVNFTLLNPN; encoded by the coding sequence ATGACAAACGGAGAATCAATAGTAATCAATTTAGCTGCCAGATATGCCGCTGCTTTCGGAATAATGGCAATTAATAACAGGATTAACCAGGCGGTAATCAATAGGAAAGACAACCAATATAATGTGGAGGTATATGAGGATTTCGATCCTGATTTTGAAGCTGTAACAATGTCTTACGGTCCTGCTAAAGATGCAATTGAATTAAAATTTGCCAAAATGCTGGAGGGGGATGATAGTTCTATCTATGCACCGCCATTAATGATGAATTTTAACCGTGGAAAAAATTTAATTGAAACACAGGTTTCCGGAGGCGATATGGTAGTGATTGAAAGGTGGGGAACCAAGCCCTGGGACATTGAAATTAGAGGGATTTTAATTGATGTAGAAAATAGGAGTTATCCATCAAAAAAAATTCAACAACTCTGCCGTTTCTTTGAACACAACGACACAATAGCTGTTGTAGGTGGGCAGTTTATGGATAAAAATATTAAAAATATCTTTTTAAAAGATGTTTCTATTACCACAGTCGAAGGCTTTCAGGATACTATACAGTTTACGCTGACTGCTTCGAGTATTAATGAAGTGAACTTTACGCTATTAAATCCTAACTAA